A stretch of the Gemmatimonadota bacterium genome encodes the following:
- a CDS encoding DUF6134 family protein, which produces MRRFLTSSAVSAVLLWGAQGASAQSVVLDQGSFRLAVDGRPAGTETFEISRAGSGPEAQVYARGEIDITMPEGRLDLRPLLQSGGTEMAVAAYQIKISGQQQQEIYVELGDRRYLTRILSERGEQQRESRAAPGTLVLDTGVAHQYYFLAARLRSGGGTVPVIVPREGRQFELQVTEVGQESLSIGGQTIAARHLRLTGNQETRELWVDAEGRVLRVDHPAQGYSATREMAP; this is translated from the coding sequence ATGCGAAGGTTCTTAACCTCGAGCGCCGTCAGCGCGGTCCTCCTTTGGGGCGCCCAAGGCGCATCCGCACAATCCGTCGTCCTGGATCAAGGGAGCTTCCGGCTCGCCGTGGACGGGCGGCCGGCGGGCACGGAGACCTTCGAGATCAGCCGCGCCGGCTCCGGCCCCGAGGCCCAGGTCTACGCTAGGGGGGAGATTGACATCACGATGCCGGAGGGTCGCCTCGACCTCCGCCCGCTCCTTCAGAGCGGGGGAACGGAGATGGCCGTCGCCGCTTACCAGATCAAGATCTCCGGCCAGCAGCAGCAGGAGATCTACGTCGAATTGGGCGACCGGCGGTACCTCACTCGAATCCTTTCGGAGCGAGGAGAGCAGCAACGGGAGTCGCGGGCCGCCCCCGGGACCCTCGTTCTCGATACCGGCGTGGCGCACCAGTACTACTTTCTCGCTGCTCGTCTCCGCTCGGGTGGGGGAACCGTTCCCGTCATCGTCCCCCGCGAGGGGCGCCAATTCGAGCTTCAGGTGACCGAGGTCGGTCAGGAGTCGCTGAGCATCGGTGGCCAGACCATCGCTGCGCGTCACCTCCGACTCACGGGCAATCAGGAAACCCGGGAGCTCTGGGTGGACGCGGAAGGGCGCGTTCTCCGCGTGGACCACCCGGCCCAGGGGTACAGCGCGACACGCGAGATGGCGCCCTGA
- a CDS encoding cysteine desulfurase family protein, giving the protein MDPVYLDHAAATPLRPEVREAMEPLRAGLVGNASSVHRWGRLARATLEGARERCAVLLGVRPDELHFTRGGTEANNLAILGRAAWARASGHPTPGFARSAVEHSAVREPLESLAAQGCRVDILSVRPDATLSLPPREALTDGVLSLVSVQWVNQETGMVLPVAHVAERCREAGIPLHVDAAQAAGRVGMDLQRVPVSLLSLSGHKLGGPRSTGLLAVRRDTEIRPVLFGGGQEGGLRPGTEDVAGAVGFAVALEVAVGQLETEAARLTALRDRLEEGLVENIPGIRVHGKDAPRAPHILGVGVPGLFRDVLPAALDLEGVGASAGSACRSGSTEVSPVLAALYGADAAGFAPLRLSLGWTTTERDIEAATPRIVEVVARMAEVGGRA; this is encoded by the coding sequence TTGGACCCGGTTTACCTGGATCACGCCGCCGCGACCCCGCTGCGTCCCGAGGTGCGAGAGGCGATGGAGCCCCTCCGCGCCGGACTCGTCGGCAACGCCTCCTCCGTCCATCGGTGGGGGAGGTTGGCGAGGGCCACCCTCGAGGGGGCGCGGGAGAGGTGTGCGGTGCTCCTCGGGGTCCGTCCCGACGAACTCCATTTTACGCGAGGGGGGACCGAGGCCAACAACCTCGCGATCCTGGGACGGGCCGCATGGGCCAGGGCATCGGGTCATCCCACACCCGGATTCGCTCGCTCGGCGGTCGAGCACTCAGCGGTCCGCGAACCGCTCGAGTCGCTCGCGGCCCAGGGATGCCGGGTGGACATCCTGTCCGTGCGCCCCGACGCCACCCTCTCCCTCCCTCCGCGGGAAGCGCTCACGGACGGCGTCCTCTCCCTCGTCTCGGTGCAGTGGGTCAACCAAGAGACGGGGATGGTTCTTCCGGTCGCCCACGTGGCGGAGAGGTGTCGCGAGGCGGGGATTCCCTTGCACGTGGACGCAGCGCAGGCCGCCGGACGGGTGGGGATGGACCTCCAACGGGTCCCGGTGTCGCTCCTCTCCCTCTCAGGGCACAAGCTCGGCGGGCCCCGGAGCACCGGCCTCCTCGCGGTACGGCGGGACACGGAGATCCGTCCAGTTCTCTTCGGGGGGGGACAGGAGGGCGGCCTGCGACCGGGGACGGAGGATGTCGCCGGGGCCGTAGGGTTCGCCGTGGCGTTGGAGGTCGCCGTCGGACAGCTCGAGACCGAGGCCGCCCGACTCACCGCTCTCCGCGACCGCCTGGAAGAGGGACTCGTCGAGAACATTCCAGGAATCCGCGTGCATGGGAAAGATGCGCCCCGGGCACCGCACATCCTCGGGGTCGGGGTTCCCGGGCTTTTCCGGGACGTGCTCCCGGCCGCCCTCGACCTCGAAGGAGTCGGTGCCTCAGCGGGCTCGGCCTGCCGAAGCGGAAGCACGGAAGTGAGTCCGGTCCTCGCGGCGCTCTACGGGGCAGACGCGGCGGGATTCGCGCCCCTTCGCCTCTCCCTCGGGTGGACGACGACGGAGAGGGACATCGAGGCGGCCACCCCACGCATCGTGGAAGTCGTGGCACGGATGGCCGAGGTGGGAGGGCGAGCCTGA
- a CDS encoding CDP-alcohol phosphatidyltransferase family protein — translation MAPLRLNLPNSITVARIGACPLLAALVFSRSALVLFVAFVVFLAAALSDLWDGYLARKHGWITDTGKLLDPLADKLLLAATFVPFYVVSHRPDPATDLPWWGSLPLWVVLIIFGREATVSLVRWWAARRGFVLAAGRSGKLKTLTQNIFSGALILWYALVRLAADRGWEGSAFWSFWRRLHGSFVGLSLGLALFLTVYSMGVYYWQNRDLLHGGRAPAP, via the coding sequence ATGGCGCCCCTCCGCCTGAATCTTCCCAACAGCATCACCGTCGCAAGAATCGGCGCCTGTCCTTTGCTCGCGGCTCTCGTTTTCTCGCGAAGCGCCCTCGTCCTCTTTGTCGCATTCGTAGTTTTTCTGGCCGCCGCGCTGAGCGATCTCTGGGACGGGTATCTCGCGCGGAAGCATGGGTGGATCACCGACACCGGGAAGCTCCTCGATCCCCTCGCCGACAAGCTGCTTCTCGCGGCGACCTTCGTTCCCTTCTACGTCGTTTCGCATCGGCCCGACCCCGCGACCGACCTCCCCTGGTGGGGATCGCTCCCCCTCTGGGTCGTGCTCATCATCTTCGGCCGCGAGGCGACGGTCAGCCTCGTGCGCTGGTGGGCGGCCCGACGCGGGTTCGTCCTCGCGGCCGGGCGCTCAGGCAAGCTCAAGACGTTAACGCAGAATATTTTCTCGGGAGCCCTCATCCTCTGGTACGCGCTCGTGAGACTCGCCGCCGACCGGGGCTGGGAGGGGAGTGCCTTCTGGTCATTCTGGCGCCGGCTTCACGGGAGCTTCGTGGGACTCTCCCTGGGCCTCGCCCTGTTTCTGACGGTTTATTCGATGGGCGTTTATTACTGGCAAAATAGAGACCTCCTCCACGGGGGAAGGGCTCCGGCGCCGTGA
- the bshB1 gene encoding bacillithiol biosynthesis deacetylase BshB1, whose translation MSEPLDLLAVFAHPDDAELLAGGSLARSVDRGERVGILDLTAGEMGSRGSVDIRAREAREAAEVLRVAFRRNAGFPDTGLDDSGEARRQLASILRELKPSVVVTHWMEGRHPDHVAAARLVLSASFLAGLKNFGATGEPFRPRKIVHATLYREDTPSPSFVVDVTEQLERKLRALACYASQFEGAKSAGEMLGGNRPFADQVQAHLAYWGARIRAGYGEPFWTRETLAADSLGKLAVSTF comes from the coding sequence GTGTCAGAACCTCTCGATCTTCTCGCCGTTTTTGCACATCCCGACGATGCGGAGCTCCTCGCCGGCGGGAGCCTCGCGCGCTCCGTGGACCGGGGGGAGCGTGTAGGCATCCTCGACCTGACCGCCGGCGAGATGGGGAGCCGGGGATCCGTGGACATCCGCGCCCGCGAGGCGCGGGAGGCGGCGGAGGTTCTCCGAGTTGCTTTCCGCCGAAACGCCGGCTTCCCCGACACCGGACTAGATGATTCGGGTGAAGCCCGCCGCCAACTCGCGAGCATCCTGCGCGAGCTCAAGCCTTCCGTCGTCGTCACTCATTGGATGGAAGGGCGTCACCCGGATCATGTCGCGGCCGCCCGACTCGTACTCTCCGCTTCGTTCCTGGCGGGCCTCAAGAATTTCGGCGCAACAGGGGAGCCGTTTCGGCCGAGGAAGATCGTACACGCCACCCTCTACCGGGAGGACACGCCGAGCCCCTCCTTCGTCGTGGACGTGACCGAGCAGTTGGAGCGGAAGCTTCGCGCCCTCGCCTGTTACGCCTCGCAGTTCGAGGGCGCGAAGTCGGCGGGCGAGATGCTCGGCGGAAACCGCCCTTTCGCGGACCAGGTGCAGGCTCACCTCGCTTATTGGGGAGCCCGGATTCGCGCGGGTTACGGGGAGCCCTTCTGGACGCGGGAAACGCTCGCCGCCGATTCCCTGGGGAAACTCGCGGTGTCGACGTTCTGA
- the dnaJ gene encoding molecular chaperone DnaJ, protein MSTTSKDFYQILGVSDKATPDEIKKAYRKLAKQYHPDANSGDPAAAERFKEIGEAHAVLSHEEKRRKYDEMRRFGAFDFRGRGGADATASRPGGAPFGGGDFSFEDLGGLGDIFSSIFDRARRGGGAERTRGPRRGEDVEYLVDISFEIAVKGGRISISVPITEECALCSGSGAAPGTAVKRCEECGGSGIVSFGQGGFAVNRPCPACMGRGKIPETPCPSCGGAGVVRQSRKLQVSVPEGVETGSKLRLSGQGERGAAGGEPGDLILVFQVKPHSFFRREGSDIHVTIPINVAQAILGSKVKVRTIDGTFVVLKIPPGTQSGTKFRIRGQGVAGKGRRGDQYVEVKVETPESVSEEGKERLREFAEVSRLKY, encoded by the coding sequence ATGAGCACGACGTCCAAGGACTTTTACCAAATTCTTGGGGTCTCCGACAAGGCGACGCCCGACGAAATCAAGAAGGCCTACCGCAAGCTCGCCAAGCAATACCATCCCGACGCGAATTCCGGAGACCCGGCCGCCGCGGAGCGCTTCAAAGAGATCGGCGAGGCGCACGCGGTGCTCTCGCACGAAGAGAAGCGCCGGAAGTACGACGAGATGCGCAGGTTCGGCGCCTTCGACTTCCGCGGCCGTGGCGGGGCGGATGCGACCGCCTCCCGCCCAGGCGGAGCCCCGTTCGGGGGCGGCGACTTCTCCTTCGAGGACCTCGGCGGCCTCGGCGACATCTTCAGCTCGATCTTCGACCGCGCGCGAAGGGGTGGGGGAGCCGAACGCACGCGGGGACCTCGCCGCGGGGAAGATGTCGAGTACCTCGTGGACATCTCGTTCGAGATCGCCGTGAAGGGGGGGCGGATCTCGATCAGCGTCCCGATCACCGAGGAGTGCGCCCTGTGTTCCGGGTCGGGCGCCGCGCCCGGGACCGCGGTCAAGCGATGCGAAGAGTGCGGCGGCTCCGGGATCGTCTCCTTCGGCCAGGGGGGCTTCGCCGTCAATCGGCCCTGCCCGGCTTGCATGGGGCGCGGCAAGATTCCCGAAACGCCGTGCCCGTCCTGCGGAGGCGCGGGAGTAGTGCGCCAGAGCCGGAAGCTCCAGGTCTCCGTGCCGGAAGGGGTCGAGACCGGATCCAAGCTCCGGCTTTCCGGTCAGGGCGAAAGGGGGGCGGCCGGGGGCGAACCGGGCGACCTCATCCTGGTCTTCCAGGTAAAACCCCATTCCTTCTTCCGTCGCGAGGGATCGGACATCCACGTCACAATTCCGATCAACGTCGCGCAGGCGATTCTCGGCTCGAAGGTGAAGGTACGGACGATCGACGGCACCTTCGTCGTCCTGAAGATTCCACCGGGAACCCAGAGTGGAACCAAGTTCCGGATTCGAGGCCAGGGGGTCGCCGGGAAGGGGCGGCGCGGGGATCAGTATGTGGAAGTGAAGGTCGAAACGCCGGAATCCGTTTCCGAGGAAGGGAAGGAACGGCTACGGGAGTTCGCCGAGGTCTCGCGGCTCAAGTACTGA
- a CDS encoding efflux RND transporter periplasmic adaptor subunit: MTRGRKIAIGVVVVLVLAAVTVAEFLQSDRGTPVRVETIGEQDILSTITATGHVRARRQVNISSDVMGRVVQLNVAEGDEVEQDQLLLTIDPRQVEAAVARARASLSQTESQVAQQRANLLQAERELARLTDLRAGGVVTAQELEAAETRAEVQEAMLNSSLHGVEQARAALEEAEEQQSRTTIRAPISGRVIRLNIEEGETAVVGTMNNPGSLLLTIGDLSAIEAVMVVDETDVPMISVGDSAVVELDAFPEQRFGARVSTIGNSSIQSGSGGSATAQGSVTFEVVLTLLDRPTNLRPDLSATADIIVDQRKQVLAAPIISVILEPSTVPPAQAAPTVVNEAEATTPGPATRPAEVRSEGVYVVHDGRAVWTPVTLGITGQEYFEILSGLSPGDQVVAGPYQTIRALRDGDSVQITSGSTEPL, from the coding sequence ATGACGCGTGGAAGAAAAATCGCGATCGGAGTGGTGGTCGTCCTCGTTCTCGCGGCGGTCACGGTCGCGGAGTTTCTACAGTCCGACCGGGGGACTCCAGTTCGCGTGGAGACGATCGGCGAACAGGACATCCTCTCTACGATCACCGCAACCGGGCATGTGCGGGCCCGCCGGCAGGTCAACATCTCTTCGGACGTCATGGGCCGCGTGGTCCAGCTGAATGTCGCCGAGGGAGACGAGGTGGAGCAGGACCAGCTTCTCCTCACGATCGACCCGCGCCAGGTCGAAGCGGCTGTGGCGCGAGCGCGGGCGTCCCTCAGTCAGACCGAATCGCAGGTCGCACAGCAGCGCGCGAATCTCCTCCAGGCGGAGCGCGAGCTCGCCCGGCTGACCGACCTCCGCGCGGGAGGCGTCGTCACGGCGCAGGAGCTCGAGGCCGCCGAGACCCGCGCCGAGGTCCAAGAAGCGATGTTGAATTCGTCCCTCCACGGCGTCGAGCAGGCGCGCGCGGCGCTCGAAGAGGCCGAGGAGCAACAGTCTCGCACGACGATTCGGGCGCCGATCAGCGGCCGTGTGATCCGCCTGAACATCGAGGAGGGCGAAACCGCGGTGGTCGGGACGATGAACAATCCAGGCAGCCTTCTCCTCACGATCGGCGACCTCTCCGCGATCGAAGCGGTCATGGTCGTGGACGAGACGGACGTGCCGATGATCTCCGTCGGCGATTCGGCCGTCGTGGAGCTCGACGCGTTTCCCGAACAAAGATTCGGGGCACGCGTCTCCACCATCGGGAATTCATCCATCCAAAGTGGCTCCGGAGGTTCGGCCACAGCGCAAGGGAGCGTCACCTTCGAGGTCGTCCTCACTCTACTCGACCGACCCACGAACCTCCGCCCAGACCTCTCCGCCACCGCGGACATCATCGTGGATCAGCGGAAGCAGGTCCTCGCTGCGCCCATCATCTCGGTGATTCTCGAGCCTTCCACGGTTCCACCTGCCCAGGCCGCGCCCACAGTGGTGAACGAGGCCGAGGCGACCACGCCGGGGCCGGCCACGCGCCCCGCGGAAGTGCGCTCGGAGGGGGTCTACGTCGTGCATGACGGCCGGGCGGTCTGGACTCCCGTCACCCTCGGAATCACGGGGCAGGAATACTTCGAGATCCTCTCGGGGCTCTCTCCGGGGGACCAGGTGGTGGCGGGCCCGTACCAGACGATCCGCGCCCTCCGGGACGGCGATTCGGTGCAGATCACGAGTGGGTCCACCGAGCCGCTCTGA
- a CDS encoding nucleotide exchange factor GrpE, which translates to MNDPTKNDGNAAPPLDGEGEVETEASGGGETAELRRELEHQKDRYLRLAAEFDNFRRRSIAQMGDSEIRAQAKLIGTLLQALDDMGRVTSLDPEAATVESVLEGVALVERKLYQLLHEAGLEEVNPEGAPFDPNVMEAMIRVPTDSAEEDDTVDQVFQRGFRFRGHLVRPARVSVRKLE; encoded by the coding sequence ATGAACGATCCCACGAAAAATGATGGCAACGCCGCTCCTCCCCTCGACGGAGAGGGGGAGGTCGAGACTGAGGCGTCCGGCGGGGGAGAGACCGCCGAGCTCCGGCGTGAGCTCGAGCACCAAAAGGATCGCTACCTCCGTCTCGCGGCCGAGTTCGACAATTTCCGTCGCCGCTCCATCGCGCAGATGGGAGATTCCGAAATCCGCGCGCAGGCGAAGCTCATCGGCACCCTTCTGCAGGCGTTGGACGATATGGGGCGCGTGACTTCCCTCGATCCGGAAGCGGCGACGGTCGAATCGGTTCTGGAGGGAGTGGCTCTCGTGGAGCGAAAGCTCTACCAGCTCCTCCACGAGGCGGGATTGGAGGAGGTGAACCCGGAGGGCGCGCCCTTCGATCCCAACGTGATGGAGGCGATGATACGGGTGCCGACCGATTCGGCCGAGGAGGACGACACGGTCGACCAGGTCTTCCAGCGCGGCTTCCGGTTTCGCGGCCATCTCGTGCGTCCCGCCCGCGTGAGCGTGCGGAAACTGGAGTGA
- the mnmA gene encoding tRNA 2-thiouridine(34) synthase MnmA: protein MKASKRPDRSARILVAMSGGVDSSVAAALLVEGGYEVIGATMKTFCYGENPGPSKTCCGLDGILDARAVADRLGIPHYVFDVEEEFTRDVVDDFVSEYARGRTPNPCVRCNSNTKFRDLIRRGKALGCDGIATGHYVRITHDGAGGESQLIRGTDAEKDQAYFLWGLPPDLLPLLHFPLGSLTKPEVRAHARALGLRTAEKPESQEICFVPAGDYRDLLSRRLPTEHPALLPGDLVTSSGEVVGRHDGYAGYTVGQRKGLGGGFAEPHFVLEVRPETREVVVGPREELYSSGMWAEELNWLTRGSPVRGEEVGVQIRHRAPAVAGVIAETAAGLEIHFREPQRAVTPGQSAAVFRGERLLGGGRIARAVLPGAIPA, encoded by the coding sequence ATGAAGGCATCCAAGAGGCCAGACCGGAGCGCCCGCATCCTCGTCGCGATGTCGGGGGGGGTGGACTCCTCCGTCGCGGCCGCGCTCCTCGTCGAGGGCGGCTACGAAGTGATCGGCGCCACGATGAAGACGTTTTGCTACGGGGAGAATCCCGGGCCATCGAAGACCTGCTGCGGCCTCGACGGAATTCTCGACGCCCGCGCGGTGGCCGACCGCCTCGGCATTCCCCACTACGTCTTCGACGTCGAGGAAGAGTTCACTCGGGACGTGGTGGACGATTTCGTTTCCGAATACGCCCGCGGGCGCACCCCGAACCCCTGCGTCCGGTGCAATTCGAACACGAAGTTTCGTGACCTGATTCGACGCGGAAAGGCGCTCGGGTGCGATGGGATCGCAACCGGGCACTACGTGCGGATCACGCACGACGGCGCGGGGGGCGAATCGCAGCTGATCCGCGGAACGGATGCTGAAAAGGACCAGGCTTATTTCCTCTGGGGCCTCCCCCCGGACCTCCTACCGCTCCTCCACTTCCCTCTCGGCTCGCTCACGAAGCCCGAGGTCCGAGCGCACGCGCGCGCGCTCGGGCTCAGGACGGCGGAAAAGCCCGAGTCTCAGGAGATCTGTTTCGTCCCCGCCGGCGACTACCGCGACCTTCTCTCCCGCAGGCTTCCGACGGAGCATCCGGCACTCCTGCCGGGCGACCTGGTCACCTCCTCAGGGGAGGTCGTGGGGAGGCACGACGGTTACGCGGGTTACACGGTCGGGCAGCGAAAGGGACTTGGGGGGGGCTTCGCAGAGCCCCATTTTGTTTTGGAGGTTCGGCCGGAGACCCGCGAAGTCGTCGTGGGGCCGCGCGAGGAGCTTTATTCCAGTGGGATGTGGGCCGAGGAGCTGAACTGGCTCACAAGGGGATCGCCCGTCCGCGGGGAGGAAGTCGGGGTGCAAATCCGACACCGAGCGCCCGCCGTGGCAGGCGTGATCGCCGAGACGGCCGCGGGGCTGGAAATCCACTTCCGGGAGCCCCAGAGGGCGGTGACACCGGGGCAATCGGCGGCGGTCTTCCGCGGGGAGCGGCTCCTCGGTGGGGGGAGGATCGCTCGTGCAGTCTTGCCGGGCGCGATTCCCGCCTGA
- a CDS encoding ABC transporter permease: MSDGQSRARVGLLRAFGSVTEGVRIAIESIGANRVRSGLTMLGVGVGVAVVVLMAGLITGIRGAVQDGVESAGPRNLFVMRFDPTDVQLFGDGGRPPWWGRPPISQEEARRAGTLPAIESAVLTIGLQDPGAAGGITVEFGGTEVTGVQGAAESAQWTDYRPVTFVLGRNFVETEVVEGRSVVAISQQLATNLFGDQDPIGLRIRARAGNRGAVPLTVVGVFQTAESLFESQTAHIAVLPFTTALRRMGVSEDGGQMIVVPRPDVELEVAEDQLIGMFRSMRGLSPGEENDFAILRSTQILEFFDQLTGVFFIVMLALSSVGLLVGGVGVVGIMLISVTERTREIGVRKSLGATPREILWQFLVEASVLTIIGGAIGLILGSGLAWAVQAVTPVPAEVPLWAIAVSLLMAALTGMLFGLAPAARAARMDPVVALRFE; this comes from the coding sequence ATGAGTGACGGACAATCGCGTGCGCGGGTCGGGCTCCTCCGCGCCTTCGGGAGCGTCACGGAAGGGGTGCGAATCGCGATCGAGTCGATCGGCGCGAACCGGGTCCGGTCGGGGCTCACGATGCTCGGGGTCGGGGTCGGGGTCGCCGTCGTCGTCCTCATGGCCGGACTGATCACGGGGATCCGGGGCGCGGTGCAGGACGGGGTCGAGTCGGCGGGACCGCGGAATCTCTTCGTGATGCGATTCGACCCGACCGATGTCCAGCTTTTTGGAGACGGGGGGCGTCCTCCCTGGTGGGGCCGTCCTCCGATCTCGCAGGAGGAGGCCCGGCGCGCCGGGACCCTCCCCGCCATCGAAAGCGCCGTCCTCACGATCGGCCTGCAGGACCCCGGCGCCGCCGGCGGGATCACCGTCGAATTCGGCGGAACGGAGGTGACGGGAGTCCAGGGGGCAGCGGAGTCCGCCCAGTGGACGGACTATCGCCCGGTGACCTTCGTGCTCGGGCGGAACTTCGTGGAGACGGAGGTGGTGGAAGGTCGTTCCGTCGTGGCCATTTCCCAGCAGCTCGCCACGAACCTTTTCGGGGACCAGGACCCCATCGGGCTCCGTATCCGGGCCCGCGCGGGGAATCGCGGGGCGGTTCCTCTAACGGTCGTCGGCGTCTTCCAGACCGCGGAGTCTCTCTTCGAGAGCCAGACCGCACACATCGCCGTCCTTCCCTTTACGACCGCCCTCCGCCGGATGGGCGTCTCCGAAGATGGAGGGCAGATGATCGTCGTCCCACGCCCGGATGTGGAACTCGAGGTCGCCGAGGACCAGCTCATCGGAATGTTTCGAAGCATGCGTGGGCTCTCACCCGGGGAAGAAAACGACTTCGCCATCCTCCGTTCTACTCAGATTCTCGAGTTTTTCGATCAGCTGACCGGCGTCTTTTTCATCGTGATGCTCGCCCTCTCTTCGGTGGGACTCCTTGTGGGCGGGGTCGGTGTAGTCGGTATCATGCTGATCTCCGTGACCGAACGCACCCGGGAAATCGGAGTGCGGAAGTCGCTCGGCGCGACCCCACGCGAGATCCTCTGGCAGTTCCTCGTCGAAGCCAGCGTGCTCACGATCATCGGGGGCGCGATCGGTCTCATCCTCGGGAGTGGGCTCGCGTGGGCGGTGCAGGCAGTGACCCCCGTCCCCGCGGAGGTTCCACTCTGGGCCATCGCCGTCTCGCTCCTGATGGCGGCGCTCACGGGGATGCTCTTCGGTCTCGCGCCCGCTGCCCGGGCCGCTAGAATGGATCCGGTGGTCGCCTTGCGTTTCGAGTAG
- a CDS encoding ABC transporter permease: MHFREGVRLALLQIRQEKLKSAFSLLGVVIGIMFLVVVVSVVEGMDRYMTETVSQQIFGINTVTVRRTPNVQVNTNAAQRREWSRRPRVTVDEAEVIREALTVPALVGVEANSQVEVRSWDGRGVSNSQISAMSAEMLEIRNLLVERGRPFSGQEVSRSLPVAILGTAVADALFPDSDALGQRIRVRDFPYRVVGILESQGTMFGQSLDNRVVVPVRSAATRQFTQRGAVGSIVIQALDPADLPVAMMDTEAAMRVERRLRPGENNNFALDTAEDSLAFWDRISTILFLALPGLVGISLVVGGIVIMNIMLVSVMERTREIGVRKALGAQRKDIINQFLVEATTLSAAGAFIGVVVGILLTWVVRTLTPLPAAVAPQWLALGVFIGMSVGIIAGVYPAIRASQLDPVVALRHE, encoded by the coding sequence ATGCATTTCCGAGAGGGCGTCCGACTCGCCCTCCTCCAGATCCGCCAGGAGAAGCTGAAGAGCGCCTTCAGCCTCCTTGGCGTCGTGATCGGGATCATGTTTCTCGTCGTCGTGGTGAGCGTCGTCGAGGGGATGGACCGGTACATGACCGAGACCGTGTCCCAACAGATCTTCGGCATCAACACGGTCACGGTGCGCCGGACGCCCAACGTCCAGGTCAACACGAACGCGGCACAACGCCGTGAGTGGAGCCGGCGTCCCCGCGTGACCGTGGATGAGGCGGAGGTCATCCGCGAGGCCCTCACCGTCCCCGCGCTCGTGGGAGTCGAGGCGAATAGCCAGGTCGAGGTCCGGAGTTGGGACGGGCGCGGCGTGAGCAACTCCCAGATCTCCGCGATGTCCGCGGAGATGCTGGAGATCCGCAACCTCCTCGTGGAGCGCGGGCGCCCTTTCTCGGGACAAGAAGTCAGCCGCTCGCTTCCGGTCGCCATCCTCGGGACGGCCGTTGCCGACGCGCTCTTCCCCGATTCCGATGCCCTCGGGCAACGCATCCGCGTTCGGGATTTTCCGTACCGCGTGGTCGGGATCTTGGAGTCCCAGGGGACGATGTTCGGACAGTCGCTCGACAATCGAGTGGTCGTCCCGGTTCGCTCGGCGGCGACGCGGCAATTCACGCAACGGGGCGCCGTGGGCTCCATCGTGATCCAGGCGCTCGATCCGGCGGACCTCCCCGTCGCGATGATGGACACGGAGGCGGCCATGCGCGTGGAGCGGCGCCTCCGCCCCGGCGAGAACAACAACTTCGCCCTCGACACCGCGGAAGACTCCCTGGCGTTCTGGGACCGCATCTCCACGATTCTTTTCCTCGCCCTCCCTGGACTGGTCGGCATCTCGCTGGTCGTAGGAGGGATCGTCATCATGAACATCATGCTCGTCTCCGTGATGGAGCGGACGCGAGAGATCGGAGTGCGGAAGGCCCTCGGTGCCCAGAGGAAGGACATCATCAACCAGTTTCTGGTCGAAGCCACGACGCTGTCGGCCGCCGGGGCGTTCATCGGCGTCGTCGTGGGGATTCTTCTGACTTGGGTTGTCCGCACCCTGACACCCCTCCCCGCAGCCGTGGCCCCTCAGTGGCTTGCACTCGGAGTTTTTATCGGTATGTCGGTTGGGATCATCGCGGGGGTCTACCCCGCGATTCGGGCGTCCCAACTCGACCCCGTGGTCGCGTTGCGCCATGAGTGA
- a CDS encoding nicotinamide-nucleotide amidohydrolase family protein has protein sequence METLARAAGEALLSRGWSVAAAESCTAGLVLTALTDVPGSSRYVLGGVVAYADRVKRELLGVPAALLAEEGAVSEGAARAMAEGVARVTGAEVGIAITGIAGPAGGTLTKPVGTVWFAVTTPGGPAWAGRAHFEGDRAAVREQAARHALELLAALIS, from the coding sequence ATGGAGACGCTCGCCCGTGCGGCGGGAGAGGCGCTCCTCAGCCGCGGTTGGTCCGTCGCCGCGGCGGAGAGCTGCACTGCTGGGCTCGTCCTGACGGCGCTCACCGACGTGCCCGGGAGCTCTCGTTATGTCCTGGGAGGCGTCGTCGCCTACGCCGATCGCGTCAAGCGGGAGCTCCTCGGAGTCCCGGCGGCACTCCTCGCCGAAGAGGGTGCTGTTTCAGAGGGGGCCGCCCGGGCGATGGCCGAGGGAGTCGCGCGCGTCACTGGGGCGGAAGTAGGGATCGCGATCACCGGGATCGCCGGGCCGGCTGGAGGAACGCTCACGAAGCCCGTCGGCACGGTCTGGTTTGCCGTCACCACCCCGGGGGGCCCGGCCTGGGCCGGCCGCGCCCACTTCGAGGGGGACCGGGCTGCGGTCCGTGAGCAAGCCGCGCGTCACGCCCTCGAGCTTCTCGCGGCCCTGATCTCGTAA